From the genome of Niallia sp. FSL W8-0635, one region includes:
- a CDS encoding ABC transporter ATP-binding protein codes for MISYLRVLLLNSKKGRFYFFLLLFFILIEVSILILSMQFQKLIIDHILNDNLNHSIAILLLLGIFYVFHAILSVINPWLQSKTSSLIKSSVIEKYFKNFCDDNEISMDFTSKHSGEYIHFLNDEVTLVVNWVSGDIPDFFKSIVTALMISIFVLSINIYLFIFIFFFAVYSAFLNKSFSAKRKKIFSTVFKEKKKLNVFLKDSIYSLKEIIIMNNKEWVNKKFQNYYKDYMRISFKEGSIIAKQIGIQESISLIMIFIIVMFGGYLAFENKITIGGIVILYQLILELNESYQNTFKYFLQLKSKLGIVENVAKIYSKLEVKNSQEFEDLKNKESFSIKSIEFNNIVYSYENQTHKVIEGITFNIKSGKNLYYLIGRSGSGKTTLINLMCKFIQPKHGQIFLNEIDLQTISQKLIIKKISVVFQHPIIYTATIKDNILMGENADVKDDSIIEVLKAVDFYEDIVNMSEGINTIIKSRGSNLSGGQKQKIAIARALIRNTDVLILDEATSAIDFTSERHIINQIRNLRLNKITILITHRIEDISHQDKKIILN; via the coding sequence ATGATTAGTTATTTACGAGTTTTATTACTCAATAGTAAAAAAGGGAGATTCTATTTCTTTTTACTGCTTTTCTTTATCCTTATTGAAGTCTCTATCTTAATTCTATCAATGCAATTTCAAAAACTTATAATTGATCATATTCTGAATGATAACCTCAATCATTCAATTGCTATCCTTTTACTATTAGGCATTTTTTATGTTTTTCATGCAATTCTAAGCGTGATAAACCCATGGTTACAATCTAAAACAAGTAGTTTAATTAAGAGTAGTGTAATTGAAAAATATTTTAAGAATTTTTGCGACGATAATGAAATTAGCATGGATTTTACTAGTAAACATTCAGGAGAATATATTCATTTTTTGAATGACGAAGTCACATTAGTAGTTAATTGGGTTTCAGGTGATATTCCCGATTTCTTCAAGTCCATTGTTACGGCATTAATGATTAGCATTTTTGTCCTGAGTATAAATATTTATTTATTTATTTTTATATTCTTCTTTGCTGTATATAGTGCTTTTTTAAATAAAAGTTTTTCTGCTAAAAGAAAAAAAATATTCTCTACTGTATTTAAGGAAAAGAAAAAATTAAATGTTTTTTTGAAGGATTCTATTTATTCTCTTAAAGAAATAATCATAATGAATAATAAAGAATGGGTAAACAAAAAATTCCAAAATTACTATAAAGATTATATGCGTATTTCATTTAAAGAAGGTAGTATAATAGCAAAACAGATAGGTATTCAAGAAAGTATATCTCTAATAATGATATTTATTATAGTAATGTTTGGTGGATATTTGGCTTTTGAAAATAAAATTACAATAGGTGGTATTGTTATTTTATATCAACTTATATTAGAGCTGAATGAATCATATCAAAACACTTTTAAATATTTTTTACAGCTCAAGTCCAAACTTGGAATTGTTGAAAATGTAGCTAAAATTTATTCGAAATTAGAAGTGAAAAACTCTCAAGAATTTGAAGATTTAAAAAACAAAGAATCATTTTCTATAAAATCCATTGAATTTAATAATATTGTTTATAGTTATGAAAATCAAACTCATAAAGTGATTGAAGGAATTACATTTAATATTAAAAGTGGAAAAAATCTGTATTATCTTATTGGCCGTAGCGGCTCTGGTAAAACAACATTAATTAATCTAATGTGCAAATTTATCCAGCCCAAACATGGGCAAATTTTCTTAAATGAAATTGATTTGCAAACCATATCACAGAAGCTAATAATAAAAAAAATAAGTGTTGTCTTCCAACATCCCATAATTTATACGGCAACCATTAAAGATAATATATTAATGGGTGAAAATGCAGATGTTAAAGATGATAGTATTATTGAAGTTTTAAAAGCTGTAGACTTTTATGAAGATATAGTTAATATGTCAGAAGGAATTAATACAATAATTAAGAGCCGCGGCTCAAATCTTTCGGGTGGACAAAAACAAAAGATAGCAATAGCCAGAGCATTAATAAGAAATACAGATGTATTAATACTGGATGAAGCAACATCAGCTATCGATTTTACTTCTGAGAGACATATTATAAATCAAATTAGAAATTTAAGATTGAATAAAATAACAATACTAATAACACACAGAATTGAGGATATTTCACATCAGGATAAAAAAATTATTTTAAATTAA
- a CDS encoding ABC transporter ATP-binding protein — protein sequence MNKNFFRNIKVLFWILEYLRPYKNKVILFILLGLFSLSIELIIPKSIQYLIDHIIPSQRKASFVYFGCAFVVFSIVSLVSKCKTEIYKRQIQELAIKDLRSDFLSYLSSLNFKELDNMKSGDLYKKCINDINYIQKVYRYYFPTIVQTSIFSLIAITLMLYTNWILTLCTLPFLLLYLIIGPSIEIKADISSKNFSSSEGSYINALEETVSSISNIKMYGGFGWIQKFLLNELEVNNKWNEKRYFYGFLRSSIRRTIFRIGSIFILAIGIYLVRNESLTPGEFVSFLLIYFSSMWRITRIITIWNEVILLMRQVDELYVMMKKSVPIKRDKYGDKDVTSGSILISDLNFSYSNKEVLKEIHLNIESGEKILIVGKSGTGKSTLLKIIAGLYPINKGIIKVGNYNIDEISWNNLRENITFMSQDVLLFNESFIENIVIGTNKENNLDSVKLAARKAELHNEIMQKEKNYHFVIGDGGKFLSGGQRQRLSIARNLLKNPKIILLDEPTSSLDKVNTDKIFKTIFKEFEGKTILVVSHDKLPKVQFDRVFEIKEKKIIELRSLVGEVHD from the coding sequence ATGAATAAAAACTTTTTCAGAAATATTAAAGTATTATTTTGGATACTTGAGTATTTAAGACCGTACAAGAATAAGGTAATCTTATTTATTTTGCTTGGGCTATTTTCTTTATCAATTGAACTTATTATACCAAAGTCAATTCAATATTTAATAGATCATATTATACCTTCACAAAGAAAGGCTTCTTTTGTTTATTTTGGATGTGCATTTGTGGTTTTTTCAATAGTTTCATTGGTTTCAAAATGTAAAACAGAAATATATAAACGTCAAATTCAAGAATTAGCTATAAAAGATCTTCGAAGTGACTTCTTAAGCTATTTAAGTTCTTTAAATTTTAAAGAACTTGATAATATGAAAAGTGGCGATCTTTATAAAAAATGTATTAATGATATTAATTATATTCAAAAAGTTTATCGTTATTATTTTCCGACAATAGTTCAAACTTCAATTTTTTCTTTAATAGCTATTACTTTAATGCTTTATACTAATTGGATTTTAACATTATGTACACTTCCATTTCTTTTACTATATTTAATAATTGGTCCTTCTATTGAAATTAAAGCAGATATATCTTCAAAGAACTTTTCATCCTCAGAAGGTAGTTACATAAATGCATTAGAAGAAACTGTTTCATCTATTAGTAATATTAAAATGTATGGTGGATTCGGATGGATACAAAAATTTCTATTAAATGAATTAGAAGTAAATAATAAGTGGAATGAAAAGAGATATTTTTACGGATTCTTAAGAAGTAGTATAAGAAGAACTATATTCAGAATTGGATCAATTTTTATATTAGCTATTGGTATCTACTTAGTTAGAAATGAATCTTTAACACCAGGTGAGTTTGTCTCATTCCTTCTTATATATTTTAGTTCAATGTGGAGAATTACTAGAATAATTACTATTTGGAATGAAGTAATATTGTTAATGAGACAGGTAGATGAGCTTTATGTAATGATGAAGAAAAGTGTACCAATTAAACGTGATAAATATGGGGATAAGGATGTAACATCTGGCAGTATTTTAATTAGTGATTTGAATTTTTCATACAGTAATAAAGAAGTTCTTAAGGAAATTCATTTGAATATAGAATCCGGAGAAAAAATATTAATAGTAGGGAAAAGTGGAACAGGAAAATCCACTTTATTGAAGATTATTGCAGGATTATACCCAATTAATAAAGGCATAATTAAGGTTGGAAATTATAATATTGACGAAATTTCCTGGAATAATTTAAGAGAAAACATTACATTTATGTCTCAAGATGTTCTTCTATTTAATGAGTCTTTTATTGAGAATATTGTTATAGGTACCAATAAGGAAAACAATTTAGATAGCGTAAAATTAGCTGCTAGAAAAGCCGAATTACATAATGAAATTATGCAAAAAGAGAAAAATTACCATTTTGTAATTGGTGATGGAGGAAAGTTTTTATCTGGAGGACAACGCCAGCGCCTATCTATAGCTAGGAATCTATTGAAAAATCCAAAAATAATTTTGTTAGATGAACCTACTTCGTCTTTAGATAAGGTGAATACAGATAAAATATTTAAAACAATATTTAAGGAATTTGAAGGAAAAACAATATTAGTTGTTTCTCACGATAAATTACCTAAAGTTCAATTCGATAGAGTGTTCGAAATAAAGGAAAAAAAAATTATAGAATTAAGATCATTAGTAGGTGAAGTACATGATTAG
- a CDS encoding AMP-binding protein encodes MISKLNDYLKDYAKKTPSKIALADRKNVVSYSDFYHLVNKLAYLLTKYVLDENTEIGISIPKNINLPIVYLGVFRCGFSAIPLEVNISQSKLLIIGKVTRMKYIIKFINEKLVLYRLDSKLDVIEEFELNFKDIELDIKEYIECEEEQSRYFNLTSGSTGTPKIFSTKTTQVVYNAINVNLSLPIELNGSYMCLFSESMHPHELFVKPLVAGECCVLCTTNEYQHINELIERFNIKSLLATPNLYKYLMSIIKKENWNNIKHLQVGGEKVEYQFRETFFNTTGKKLISAWGSTETTGIVFYTPIEWALSKKVVLGACIGGYKCKISSEGELLIKGYACIEQYYNSEEIIVDNEGYYNTGDLVYKDDNEIFYYEGRKDNQVKVGGRFISLFQLEQELLTVQAIKEITIEVSSSNDNIVIFLVVTSEFNELEFRKLLVKKVNNIAFKICYLSELPRMENGKLNKSKIKLLVE; translated from the coding sequence ATGATAAGTAAATTGAATGATTATTTAAAGGATTACGCGAAAAAAACACCGTCAAAAATAGCTTTAGCTGATAGAAAAAACGTAGTCTCGTATAGTGACTTTTATCATTTAGTAAATAAATTGGCATATTTATTAACTAAATATGTTTTAGATGAAAATACGGAAATCGGTATAAGTATACCCAAAAATATTAATTTACCGATAGTTTATTTAGGAGTATTTAGATGTGGATTTTCTGCTATACCATTAGAAGTAAATATAAGTCAATCAAAATTACTAATAATAGGCAAAGTTACACGAATGAAATATATAATTAAATTTATAAACGAGAAGTTAGTTCTATATAGATTAGATAGTAAATTAGATGTTATTGAAGAGTTCGAATTAAATTTTAAAGATATTGAACTTGATATTAAGGAGTATATAGAGTGTGAAGAAGAGCAATCACGTTATTTTAATTTAACATCTGGTTCTACAGGGACTCCAAAGATCTTTTCTACCAAGACTACACAAGTGGTCTATAACGCCATTAATGTTAATTTATCATTACCAATAGAGTTAAATGGAAGTTACATGTGTCTTTTCTCAGAAAGTATGCATCCACATGAATTATTTGTTAAACCATTGGTTGCTGGAGAGTGTTGCGTTCTCTGTACAACAAATGAATATCAACATATAAATGAATTAATTGAAAGATTTAATATAAAAAGTTTATTAGCAACCCCTAATCTTTATAAGTATTTAATGTCAATTATAAAAAAAGAAAATTGGAATAACATAAAACACCTACAAGTAGGAGGAGAAAAGGTAGAATATCAATTTAGAGAAACTTTCTTTAATACTACAGGAAAAAAACTAATTTCAGCTTGGGGTAGTACAGAGACTACAGGGATTGTTTTCTATACTCCTATAGAATGGGCTTTGTCAAAAAAAGTGGTCTTAGGCGCATGTATTGGTGGATATAAATGTAAAATTAGTAGTGAAGGTGAGCTTTTAATAAAAGGTTATGCTTGTATAGAACAATACTACAATTCGGAGGAAATTATTGTTGATAACGAAGGATATTATAATACAGGGGATTTAGTATATAAAGATGACAATGAAATTTTTTATTATGAAGGGAGAAAAGATAACCAAGTTAAAGTTGGGGGAAGATTTATTTCTTTATTCCAGTTAGAACAAGAATTATTAACGGTTCAGGCTATAAAGGAAATAACGATTGAAGTAAGTTCAAGTAATGATAATATAGTTATTTTTTTAGTAGTAACCTCTGAGTTTAATGAATTAGAATTTAGAAAACTTCTTGTGAAAAAAGTTAATAATATAGCATTCAAAATTTGTTACCTAAGTGAATTACCAAGGATGGAAAATGGCAAACTAAATAAAAGTAAAATAAAATTGTTAGTGGAGTGA
- a CDS encoding glycosyltransferase, with amino-acid sequence MNIIRYNFNSFKKILLTHYNLIQPKKPVIREWNKELLFITKVPPTIGGVSTQEYWRIRELANRGYKVRVVTNTNEEIGNPRAVNYSISDLELLDYKNPISGGFLKFYYTESYDHTRHKHFPEDKMSQSKLVGLSLYVIDKYKSSVILSGYLEPYGAAASEVSNLTGVPIYQYSAGSDLERLTTSPELAIRYEYIFQNADLVGTSWENFSKFLSLSIPLQKLTLTPPPIMLYEKERKKENRYILKNKSLTIGIFGKLNNYKSLRELSNVIIDLNKNGKNVCLKASFTYNDDIDDETKKLLNFMESKGYLANVSPFKPWEINQFLNDCDLISLLERNFKVSIHTPITFYEAMSAGKLALISEEFFLKLQDREKYSENNYLLIKDNNFSQNLYKAIEKFIDNPPNFTNDNNFDFNLNNSIDDYIRNIEYLGQNVSKINNRNILFENIVIICSYFPYTISYILDKYETFDYLLISDYHSEYSNVIKSGYNRICKIIKRIKDPIASELLKIEYSKIIALKSFKRQISSYSNRRINFSIENTVIRICSKPVILSTNIDLKYLFSSIKDKEIKIKKHKKTFYYLITAQTPLNSKYILIDEDLKDNIERLLQDYPDLTKDYGKSIDFLESHGFLTRDIDMGRK; translated from the coding sequence ATGAATATTATTAGATACAATTTTAATTCATTTAAAAAAATCCTATTAACGCATTACAATTTGATACAACCTAAAAAACCAGTAATTAGAGAATGGAATAAAGAACTTTTGTTTATAACAAAAGTTCCTCCCACTATTGGGGGAGTATCCACTCAGGAGTATTGGCGGATTAGAGAGTTAGCAAATAGAGGATATAAGGTGAGAGTGGTTACAAATACTAATGAAGAAATCGGGAATCCTCGTGCAGTCAATTATAGTATATCTGATTTAGAATTGCTCGATTATAAAAACCCAATATCTGGTGGCTTTCTAAAGTTTTATTATACTGAATCCTATGACCATACGAGGCATAAACATTTTCCTGAAGACAAAATGTCTCAATCCAAATTAGTTGGGCTCTCTCTTTATGTAATTGATAAGTATAAAAGTTCAGTTATATTAAGTGGATACTTAGAACCTTATGGTGCAGCTGCTAGCGAAGTAAGTAATTTAACTGGAGTACCTATTTATCAATATAGTGCAGGGAGTGATTTGGAAAGATTAACAACTTCTCCAGAACTAGCAATCCGCTATGAATATATATTTCAAAACGCAGACTTAGTAGGTACATCCTGGGAAAATTTTTCTAAATTTTTAAGCTTAAGTATTCCCTTGCAAAAGTTAACTTTAACTCCGCCACCAATAATGCTTTATGAGAAGGAAAGGAAAAAAGAAAATAGATATATATTAAAAAACAAATCGCTAACTATTGGGATTTTCGGAAAATTAAACAATTATAAATCATTAAGGGAATTATCAAATGTCATTATTGACTTAAATAAAAATGGTAAGAATGTTTGTTTAAAGGCTAGCTTTACTTATAATGATGATATTGACGATGAAACAAAGAAATTACTGAATTTTATGGAGAGTAAAGGTTATTTAGCAAATGTTTCCCCGTTTAAACCTTGGGAAATTAACCAATTTCTTAATGACTGTGATCTAATTTCCTTGTTAGAAAGGAATTTCAAGGTATCAATTCATACACCAATCACATTTTATGAAGCAATGAGTGCGGGTAAGTTGGCATTAATTTCAGAGGAATTTTTTCTTAAGTTACAAGATAGGGAGAAGTACAGCGAAAATAATTATCTATTAATTAAGGACAATAACTTCTCCCAAAACTTATATAAGGCAATTGAAAAATTTATAGATAACCCTCCAAATTTTACGAATGATAATAATTTTGATTTTAATTTAAATAATTCTATAGATGATTATATTAGAAATATTGAATATTTAGGACAGAATGTTTCTAAAATTAATAATAGAAATATATTATTTGAAAATATAGTAATCATTTGTTCGTATTTTCCTTATACGATCTCCTATATTTTAGATAAATACGAAACATTTGATTATTTATTAATAAGTGATTACCATTCTGAATATTCCAATGTTATAAAAAGTGGTTACAATAGAATTTGTAAAATAATAAAAAGGATAAAAGACCCAATTGCATCTGAGCTTTTAAAAATAGAATATAGTAAAATTATAGCGTTGAAGAGTTTTAAGAGACAAATATCCTCTTATTCAAATAGAAGAATTAATTTTTCAATTGAAAATACCGTTATACGAATTTGCTCTAAACCAGTAATTTTAAGTACTAATATCGATCTAAAATACTTATTTAGTAGTATAAAGGATAAAGAAATAAAAATAAAAAAGCATAAAAAGACATTTTATTATTTAATTACTGCACAAACTCCTTTAAACAGTAAATATATATTAATAGATGAAGACTTAAAAGATAACATTGAAAGACTATTACAAGATTATCCAGATTTAACTAAAGATTACGGCAAATCGATAGATTTTCTAGAAAGTCATGGATTTTTAACTAGAGATATAGATATGGGGAGGAAATAA
- a CDS encoding B12-binding domain-containing radical SAM protein, which translates to MRNYKMTLINLNSLPTMDFHPVFPIGAVYVKSYVKQLGVDIELIDFKENPEEYLNLSFLNSHIDCLAFSIRNVDSMELNSKYYLKYYKDFMDKIIPIAKKRNPNMRTLIGGGGYAVYSEGLKKYLPFQYGIKGNIEEEIFDFLSDHIQSLGEDIRLIPNHSLFSLDFTNSLVQTYKDIGVKQIGLPTRCGGRCPMKCVYCSYGKIDNKTNITRPLKLLKEDILNLYDMGIREIFFTDSLFNINLDHSKSICNLLIDLNLDGFRWSAYAKPTVNEEFVALAAQSGCKELMVSFDTFSPSMLIKLKKGFNLNIAKTFIDNCRKYNVTLLGMLLFGGPEENEESIKETCKFTNENFKKGEIFFSFGMRVLPGSQLAILSGIPEKEMITPLFWPFDESCFDYAIKHFDAQFLKYTTLGRISNWRKAYREMREYSYPGTNSFVLQGKNQILG; encoded by the coding sequence TTGAGAAATTATAAAATGACCTTAATAAACCTAAATTCTCTACCCACAATGGACTTTCATCCTGTTTTTCCTATTGGTGCAGTATATGTCAAAAGTTATGTAAAGCAACTTGGCGTTGATATTGAATTAATAGACTTTAAAGAGAATCCTGAAGAATATTTGAATTTAAGTTTTCTAAACAGTCATATTGATTGTTTAGCCTTTTCCATTAGAAATGTTGATTCAATGGAATTGAACAGTAAGTATTATTTAAAGTATTATAAAGACTTTATGGATAAAATTATACCCATAGCAAAAAAAAGAAACCCTAATATGCGTACATTAATCGGTGGCGGAGGCTATGCAGTTTATTCTGAAGGCCTAAAAAAATATTTACCTTTTCAATATGGAATTAAAGGAAATATAGAAGAAGAAATTTTTGATTTTTTATCTGATCATATTCAGTCACTAGGAGAAGATATTAGATTAATTCCTAATCATTCTCTTTTTTCATTAGATTTTACTAACTCTTTAGTACAAACTTACAAGGATATTGGTGTTAAGCAAATTGGACTACCTACTCGCTGTGGTGGTAGATGTCCAATGAAATGTGTTTATTGTTCTTATGGAAAAATAGATAACAAAACAAATATAACTAGACCTTTAAAACTGCTTAAAGAAGATATTCTAAATTTGTACGATATGGGTATAAGAGAAATCTTTTTTACAGATTCACTTTTCAACATTAACTTAGACCACTCTAAATCAATTTGTAATCTATTAATCGATCTAAATTTAGATGGATTTCGATGGTCTGCCTATGCTAAGCCCACTGTAAATGAAGAGTTTGTTGCGTTAGCTGCTCAATCAGGATGTAAAGAATTAATGGTTTCTTTTGATACATTCTCCCCAAGTATGTTAATAAAATTGAAAAAAGGATTCAACCTAAATATTGCTAAAACCTTTATTGATAATTGTCGAAAATACAATGTAACACTCCTAGGAATGTTATTATTCGGTGGTCCCGAAGAAAATGAAGAGTCTATTAAAGAAACATGCAAATTCACCAATGAGAATTTTAAAAAAGGAGAAATTTTCTTTTCCTTCGGAATGAGAGTACTACCTGGCAGTCAACTTGCTATTCTATCTGGAATACCTGAAAAAGAGATGATTACCCCTTTATTCTGGCCATTTGATGAAAGTTGTTTTGACTATGCAATAAAGCATTTTGATGCACAGTTTTTAAAATATACAACTTTAGGAAGAATCAGTAACTGGCGAAAGGCATATAGAGAAATGAGAGAATATAGTTATCCTGGTACAAATTCATTTGTATTGCAGGGGAAAAATCAAATTTTAGGTTGA
- a CDS encoding phosphopantetheine-binding protein: MDDFELLGLDSLARLGLLCEIEEILGVNLSSEGFENIRRISDIREIIDILGYERVKKL, from the coding sequence ATTGATGATTTTGAATTATTAGGCTTAGATAGTTTAGCTAGATTAGGTTTATTATGTGAAATCGAAGAAATTCTCGGAGTAAATTTATCTAGTGAGGGATTCGAAAATATTAGAAGAATTTCAGATATACGAGAGATAATCGATATACTTGGTTATGAAAGAGTGAAAAAGCTATGA